Proteins from a single region of Chryseobacterium sp. T16E-39:
- a CDS encoding ATP-binding cassette domain-containing protein — MKDIIVTNARQNNLKNVSLRIPKNKITVFTGVSGSGKSSLVFETIGAEAQRQINETQNSFIRNRLQHFGVPNVDKIENLNVPFIINQKRLGGNARSTVGTVTDIYASLRLLFSRIGKPFVGYSNVFSFNNPQGMCPECEGLGFVQTVNINTLFNKEKSLNEGAIQFPTFQPGGWRLTRYIHSGYFDNDKKLKDYTSEEWDLLLNAEEHTPKKPSKEWGKTVKYKGVIPRIENSFLKKDSKENINRKETLKKVIITKECPACHGKRLNPKVLSCTIKNKNISDCTALSIDDLLVFIQKISSETYSSILLELEKKLQNLIDIGLQYLTLDRQTDTLSGGESQRVKMVKQLGNSLVDLLYIFDEPSIGLHPKDIDHIVDIIMKIRDKGNTVLIVEHDPDLIKIADMIIDMGPSSGKNGGEVMYQGSFKSLKNSKGKTGSYFNKKRGYNKKPKIAKGYIEIKNGSLFNVKDINVKIPTGIMTVVTGVAGSGKSTLINKILPAFYPEITVIDQSVFTASVRSNLLTYLNLSNSVRKLFAQANNVSDKLFSRNGEGACLNCRGLGVEKVDLAFMDDIEQPCEVCHGSGFKPEVLQYRYHKKNIAEVMDMTVLEALQLFPKPEFGDQLNLLIKLGLDYLTLGQRLDSFSGGERQRLKLTKELNQTAQVIVLDEPSTGLHPIDNEKLLSFFEELFQKGNTLIVIEHNLDIIAHADWIIDIGPGAGKLGGTIVFEGTVEDLLTAPYSETSKYLRKHLQGK; from the coding sequence ATGAAAGACATCATTGTTACGAATGCCAGACAGAATAATCTTAAAAATGTTTCATTAAGGATTCCCAAAAATAAAATTACGGTATTTACCGGAGTCTCAGGATCGGGGAAATCTTCTTTAGTATTTGAAACCATTGGTGCTGAAGCTCAGCGGCAGATCAATGAAACACAGAATAGTTTTATCAGAAACCGGTTACAGCATTTTGGAGTTCCTAATGTTGATAAAATTGAAAATCTGAATGTTCCTTTTATTATCAATCAGAAAAGATTAGGCGGAAATGCCCGTTCAACAGTTGGAACCGTTACAGATATTTATGCATCTCTACGATTACTTTTTTCAAGAATAGGCAAGCCTTTTGTAGGATACTCTAATGTATTTTCCTTTAATAATCCTCAGGGAATGTGTCCCGAATGTGAAGGACTTGGTTTTGTACAGACTGTAAATATCAATACGCTATTCAATAAAGAAAAGTCATTGAATGAAGGAGCTATACAATTTCCAACTTTTCAGCCCGGTGGCTGGCGGCTTACCCGCTACATTCACTCAGGGTATTTCGATAATGATAAAAAATTAAAAGACTATACATCGGAAGAATGGGATCTGCTCCTCAATGCAGAAGAGCACACACCTAAAAAACCTTCCAAGGAATGGGGAAAAACAGTAAAATATAAGGGTGTCATTCCAAGAATTGAAAATTCTTTTTTAAAAAAGGATTCCAAGGAAAATATAAACAGGAAGGAAACTTTAAAGAAGGTCATTATTACGAAAGAATGTCCCGCATGTCATGGGAAACGCCTCAACCCCAAAGTGCTTTCCTGTACCATTAAAAATAAAAACATATCCGACTGTACGGCACTTTCAATTGACGATCTCCTGGTATTTATACAGAAAATATCCTCTGAAACTTACTCCTCAATTCTCCTTGAATTGGAAAAAAAATTGCAAAATCTTATTGATATCGGATTACAGTATCTCACACTGGACCGGCAAACTGATACGCTTTCCGGAGGTGAATCCCAGCGGGTAAAAATGGTAAAACAATTAGGAAACAGTTTGGTTGACCTACTCTATATTTTTGATGAACCGAGTATTGGACTTCACCCTAAAGATATAGATCATATTGTAGACATCATTATGAAAATAAGGGATAAAGGCAATACCGTACTGATCGTTGAACATGATCCTGATCTTATCAAAATTGCAGATATGATCATAGATATGGGGCCAAGCTCCGGAAAAAATGGTGGAGAGGTAATGTACCAGGGTTCTTTTAAAAGTTTAAAAAACTCCAAAGGCAAAACAGGTAGCTATTTCAATAAAAAAAGAGGATACAATAAAAAGCCAAAGATTGCAAAAGGTTATATTGAAATTAAAAATGGGAGCCTCTTTAATGTAAAAGATATTAATGTGAAAATTCCAACAGGAATCATGACCGTAGTGACGGGTGTTGCAGGTTCCGGGAAAAGTACCCTGATCAATAAAATATTGCCTGCATTTTATCCTGAAATAACGGTTATAGATCAATCTGTGTTTACTGCCAGCGTCCGTTCCAATTTACTTACTTATCTCAATCTTTCAAATTCTGTAAGAAAACTTTTTGCCCAGGCAAATAATGTTTCAGATAAACTTTTCAGTCGTAATGGAGAAGGTGCCTGTCTTAACTGTAGAGGTCTCGGAGTAGAGAAAGTAGATCTTGCATTTATGGATGATATTGAACAGCCCTGCGAAGTGTGTCATGGCTCCGGGTTTAAACCCGAAGTCCTGCAATATAGATATCACAAGAAGAATATTGCCGAAGTAATGGATATGACCGTTCTGGAGGCTCTGCAGCTTTTTCCGAAACCTGAATTTGGAGATCAACTTAATCTATTAATCAAACTCGGGCTTGATTACTTAACCTTAGGCCAACGTCTAGACAGTTTTTCAGGAGGAGAAAGACAGCGTCTGAAACTTACAAAAGAACTCAATCAGACAGCTCAGGTTATCGTTTTAGACGAACCCAGCACGGGGCTTCATCCTATTGATAATGAAAAGCTGCTCTCATTTTTTGAAGAATTATTTCAAAAGGGAAATACATTGATCGTTATTGAACACAATCTGGATATCATAGCACATGCTGACTGGATCATAGATATTGGTCCCGGAGCAGGAAAATTAGGGGGTACAATCGTGTTTGAAGGAACTGTAGAAGACCTATTAACAGCTCCTTATTCTGAAACCTCCAAATATCTGAGGAAACACTTGCAGGGAAAATAA
- the nudK gene encoding GDP-mannose pyrophosphatase NudK, protein MQNKNIKITKTEILSDNWYTLNKVTYEIQKKDGTADIQSREAYDRGNGATILLYNTQSKTVILTRQFRLPTFINGNTTGMLIEACAGLLDNDNPEDCIKRETEEETGYQISKVEKIFESYMSPGSVTEILYFFIAEYSKEMKITDGGGLEDEGEDIEVLELSFDGALKMIDTGEIKDAKTIMLLQHIRVKNIL, encoded by the coding sequence ATGCAGAATAAGAACATAAAAATCACAAAAACTGAAATTTTATCCGATAACTGGTACACCTTAAACAAAGTTACCTATGAAATACAAAAAAAAGACGGAACAGCAGACATCCAAAGCAGAGAAGCATATGACAGGGGAAACGGTGCGACAATCCTTCTTTATAATACCCAATCCAAAACTGTTATTTTAACACGACAATTCCGGTTACCTACTTTTATTAACGGGAACACCACCGGAATGCTTATCGAAGCCTGTGCCGGATTATTGGATAATGACAATCCCGAAGATTGCATTAAAAGAGAAACGGAAGAAGAAACCGGCTATCAAATTTCCAAAGTAGAAAAAATTTTTGAGTCGTATATGTCTCCGGGATCGGTTACTGAAATTCTCTATTTTTTCATTGCAGAATATTCGAAAGAAATGAAAATTACTGATGGTGGCGGGCTTGAGGACGAAGGTGAAGATATTGAAGTTTTAGAGTTATCCTTCGATGGAGCATTGAAAATGATCGATACAGGAGAGATCAAAGATGCAAAAACAATCATGCTTCTCCAACATATTCGCGTGAAAAACATTTTGTAG
- a CDS encoding HPP family protein → MKQKIKRTIRVSKYVIYKETLVDYKEHFWSFLGAFFGIGIIAFIQSHYLLEQENVFLIGSFGASSVLIYGAIQSPLAQPRNLIGGHVISAIAGVTVYQIVPDILWLSAPLAVSFSIVLMQYTKTLHPPGGATALIAVTSSGKIPELGYWYVLSPVLSGCLILFLVALFFNNITPNRSYPAHNRFIRLLKKKREHKMKK, encoded by the coding sequence ATGAAGCAGAAAATAAAAAGAACGATCAGAGTCTCGAAATATGTAATTTATAAAGAAACCCTTGTAGATTATAAGGAGCATTTCTGGTCATTCTTAGGAGCATTTTTTGGAATCGGAATCATCGCATTCATTCAATCACACTATCTTTTGGAGCAAGAGAATGTATTTCTCATCGGTTCGTTTGGAGCTTCGAGTGTATTGATTTATGGCGCTATCCAAAGTCCGCTGGCTCAGCCACGGAATTTAATTGGCGGACATGTTATTTCGGCTATTGCCGGTGTCACTGTTTATCAGATAGTTCCCGATATATTATGGCTCTCTGCTCCTCTCGCGGTGTCATTTTCAATTGTATTGATGCAGTATACCAAAACCCTTCATCCTCCTGGCGGAGCTACAGCACTTATTGCCGTAACTTCTTCTGGAAAAATACCTGAGTTGGGCTATTGGTACGTCCTATCTCCTGTTTTATCAGGATGTCTTATTTTGTTTCTGGTGGCTTTGTTTTTTAATAATATTACTCCCAACAGAAGCTATCCTGCCCATAATCGATTTATAAGGCTATTAAAGAAAAAACGCGAACACAAAATGAAAAAATAA
- a CDS encoding Crp/Fnr family transcriptional regulator, with protein MMPTNENALAEILSNFDQEELPAKTLLTEEGKMARRFYYLEKGAVRGWLNNDGKEITFQFLFEGNFISSWESLFHHLPSIYNIETIEPCTVYSTSIEEFRQTMEHNPDIKEYYYSYLQERLLKYQKLFISRIKDSAEERYAELIKQSPEIFRRIPQYYIASYLGITSVSLSRIRGKK; from the coding sequence ATGATGCCCACTAATGAAAATGCTTTAGCCGAAATACTCAGTAATTTTGATCAAGAAGAATTACCCGCTAAAACCTTGCTAACAGAAGAAGGTAAAATGGCCCGCAGGTTTTACTATCTTGAAAAAGGCGCAGTTAGGGGATGGCTAAATAATGATGGTAAAGAAATTACTTTTCAGTTTTTATTTGAAGGAAACTTTATCTCATCCTGGGAGAGTTTATTTCATCACTTACCCAGTATTTATAACATCGAAACGATAGAACCTTGTACAGTTTACAGTACTTCAATTGAAGAATTCAGGCAAACAATGGAGCACAATCCTGATATCAAAGAGTATTATTACAGTTATTTGCAGGAACGCCTGCTTAAGTATCAGAAACTTTTCATTTCGCGTATAAAGGATAGCGCAGAAGAACGATATGCTGAACTAATAAAGCAATCCCCTGAAATTTTTCGCCGTATCCCCCAATATTATATTGCTTCCTATTTGGGGATAACATCGGTA
- a CDS encoding TIGR01777 family oxidoreductase, translating to MKEVVLITGASGMIARELSKNIAQTYTVRLLTRKKQQDNEYEWDVRKRTIDEDAFESVAHIIHLAGANISEKRWTEERKKEIISSRIDSAKLLLDTLKKKNIKLKSFISASAVGIYGVQTSQKIYTEEDEKSNDFLGHVVTLWESAADEFLIENVAERVVKIRTSIVLSEKEGALKKMAVPIKLGIGSPIGTGKQYMPWIHLKDMSAIYEFVLKNSEVKGAYNTASPQHTTNENFTRKIAEVLHKPLFMPNVPSFILKLIFGELSVALLEGSRVDSQKIQDAGFKFQFPDLKNALEDLLKK from the coding sequence ATGAAAGAAGTTGTTTTGATTACAGGAGCCAGTGGAATGATCGCACGTGAATTATCTAAAAATATCGCTCAAACATATACCGTACGACTTTTAACACGGAAAAAACAGCAAGACAACGAATATGAATGGGATGTCCGTAAAAGAACCATCGATGAAGATGCTTTTGAGAGTGTAGCACATATTATTCACCTTGCGGGAGCTAATATTTCTGAAAAACGATGGACCGAGGAAAGAAAAAAGGAAATTATTTCCAGCCGCATTGATTCCGCAAAACTCTTATTAGACACTCTGAAAAAGAAAAATATTAAACTTAAATCTTTTATTTCAGCTTCCGCTGTTGGGATTTATGGAGTTCAGACTTCGCAGAAAATCTATACGGAAGAGGATGAAAAATCAAATGATTTTCTGGGGCATGTAGTAACACTTTGGGAATCAGCAGCAGATGAATTCCTTATAGAAAATGTGGCCGAGCGAGTGGTTAAAATACGAACATCAATTGTTCTATCTGAAAAAGAAGGAGCATTAAAAAAGATGGCAGTTCCCATCAAGCTTGGAATAGGCTCCCCCATTGGAACCGGTAAACAGTATATGCCATGGATCCATTTAAAAGACATGAGTGCTATTTATGAATTTGTCCTAAAAAATTCAGAGGTAAAAGGGGCATATAATACGGCATCTCCCCAACATACAACCAATGAAAATTTCACGCGTAAAATAGCTGAAGTTTTGCATAAGCCATTGTTTATGCCCAATGTTCCTTCTTTTATTTTGAAACTTATATTCGGTGAGCTGTCAGTTGCTTTACTAGAAGGTTCAAGAGTGGATTCTCAAAAAATTCAGGATGCTGGCTTTAAATTCCAGTTTCCGGATCTGAAAAATGCATTGGAAGATTTGCTGAAAAAGTAA
- a CDS encoding DUF4406 domain-containing protein, translating to MLILIAGPYRSGANDDPQLIQQNLNKLESAALPIFRKGHVPMIGEWVALPLIHLAGSKQLGDEAWQEIQYPIAHRILEKCDAILRLEGASKGADEDVRIAKERGLTIYYNIDDIPYAE from the coding sequence ATGCTAATACTTATTGCCGGTCCCTACCGAAGTGGCGCCAATGATGATCCCCAACTCATCCAACAAAACCTGAATAAACTTGAATCCGCAGCCTTACCCATTTTCAGAAAGGGACATGTTCCTATGATTGGAGAATGGGTGGCACTGCCTTTAATACACCTTGCCGGATCAAAACAGCTGGGCGATGAAGCCTGGCAGGAAATACAATACCCTATCGCTCATCGCATTCTGGAAAAATGTGATGCCATCTTACGTTTGGAAGGAGCCTCAAAAGGAGCCGATGAAGATGTAAGAATTGCCAAAGAAAGAGGCCTTACAATTTATTATAATATAGACGATATTCCTTATGCAGAATAA
- a CDS encoding Crp/Fnr family transcriptional regulator produces the protein MNDSLILKNISQHISLSDEEAHYFISLLKERKIQKKELILKQQQLCKEISFVHSGILRAFYMDTAGKESTIMFAMTDWWITDMYCFVNQKPAMLNIEALEDSVVFQLKKDDLEELYSKVPKFERFFRIMMQNAYTREQLRIIENLSLSAEERYYTFIQKYPLAAERITQKQIASYLGITPEFLSTIKTNKHKK, from the coding sequence ATGAATGACAGCTTAATCTTAAAGAATATATCCCAACATATTTCGCTAAGCGATGAAGAGGCCCATTATTTCATTTCTCTATTAAAAGAAAGAAAAATTCAAAAGAAAGAATTGATTCTGAAGCAGCAACAACTTTGTAAAGAGATCAGTTTTGTACATTCAGGAATTCTAAGGGCTTTTTATATGGATACTGCAGGAAAAGAATCCACAATCATGTTTGCAATGACTGATTGGTGGATCACGGATATGTACTGTTTTGTAAACCAGAAGCCTGCAATGCTGAACATTGAAGCTCTTGAGGACAGCGTGGTCTTTCAGCTGAAAAAAGATGACCTTGAAGAGCTCTATTCCAAAGTTCCGAAATTTGAAAGGTTTTTCAGGATCATGATGCAGAATGCTTATACCAGGGAGCAACTTAGAATCATTGAAAACCTCTCTCTTTCTGCTGAAGAACGTTACTATACCTTTATTCAAAAATATCCGTTAGCTGCTGAACGTATCACTCAAAAACAAATTGCTTCATATCTGGGAATCACACCGGAGTTTTTAAGTACCATAAAAACAAATAAACATAAAAAGTAA